Within Phycisphaerales bacterium, the genomic segment CGCTGCGGAATGTCCCCGGGCGGCTGCAACGAGTGCCGTGCGAGAGTGCGGCGGATGTCTTCGTGGACTACGCCCACAGTGATGATGCCCTGCGAAACGTGCTCAGTGTGCTGAAGCCGCTGACGCGCGGCCGCCTGATCGTCGTTTTCGGGTGCGGTGGGGACCGCGACCGCACCAAGCGGCCGCGCATGGCGCGGGTGGCCGCCGAGTTCGCGGATGCGATCTACGTGACCAGTGACAACCCACGCTCCGAAGTTCCCACGGAGATCATCGCCGAGATCCTTACCGGTTTCGACCCGGCCGCACGTGTGCGTGTACAGACCGATCCGGACCGAGCCGCGGCCATTCATGCGGCGCTGAGTTTGGCCACCGGCGGTGACGTAGTGCTGATCGCAGGCAAGGGGCACGAGGACTACCAGATCATCGGCTCGCAGCGCATTCATTTCGACGATGTGGAGGTTGCGATCGCGGCGGCCGCGAGCTTGTCGGCTGCCACGACCGGGACGGAGAGGCAGCGCGCGTGATCAAACTGGTGTTGAGCGAAGCGGTGCAGGCGATGGCCGGACGGCCGTGGGGCGAGTTGTCCACGGTCAGCGTGGCCGGGGTTTCGACGGATTCGCGTACAACGGATGCAAGTGATCTCTTCTTCGCAATTCGCGGGGAGCGCTTCGACGGACACGCCTTTGTGCTGGACGCACTGCGGCGCGGCGCGGTGGCCGCCGTAGTCGCGGAGAGCTCTGCGCCGCGTATCGCGGAGCAACTGCGGTCGGCGGACTTGCCTCTGCCTGCGGCAGCCGTACTGATCGAGGTGGACGATACGACCCGGGCGCTCGGACAACTTGCGGCCTTTCACCGGCAACAGATTGCGGCCGAGGTGATTGCCGTGGTCGGCAGTAACGGCAAAACCACCACCAAGGCCATGATTCACCACATTCTGAGCGCGCGCCTGCGCGGACGCTGCTCCCCCAAGAGCTTCAACAATGCGATCGGTGTGCCGTTGACGCTGCTGTCGGCCGAGCAGGGTGATGAATACCTCGTGGTCGAGATCGGCACCAACGCACCGGGGGAAGTGGCCGAGTTGGGAGCCCTCGTCGAGCCCGATATGGTCGTCTTGACTTGTATCGGCGAGGAGCACCTGGAGGGTCTCGGCGATCTCTCGGGCGTGGCGGCCGAAGAGTGCTCCATTCTGAAGCATGTCCGGCCGAACGGCTTTGCGGCCGTGAACATCGACGCACCTGAGATTCAAGAATTCCTGCCGACCGGTCAGCCGCGCCTGACAACCTTCGGTCGGCATCCGGATGCCGACGTGCGGATCACATCGCCGGAGTACGACTCCCCCTGGCTCACTTTCCGGGTGAATGAGCGTTTTCCGTTCCGGTTGCGGATTCCGGGCGTGCACAACGCGCTCAATGCAGCCGGTGCGGCCACCATCGCGCGGCGGCTCGGTTTCGATTATCCGGAGGCCGCGGCACGGTTGGAAACTTTCACCCCGCCGCCCATGCGTAACGAGCTGCTCGAGTTTGCCGGGCTCACCCTGATCAACGATGCGTACAACGCGAACCCGCAGAGCGCCGCGGCCGCCCTGGATGTGCTGCAGCGCATGCCGTGCCGCGGCCAGCGCGTGGCGGTGTTCGGTGAGATGCGCGAACTCGGGCCACGGTCGGCCGACCTGCACCGGCAGTTGGCGGAGAGTCTGCGTGAGAGTGGAGTCGATCGGGTCGTACTGGTGGGCGCCGCGGTTGAGAGCATGTATGACGCGATGTCGAGCGGCGGGCTATTCGGTCCGACCATCGAGTGCTGCCGGGATGTGACGGAGTGCCAGGAGCGTCTGGCGGAAACGCTGCAAGCAGGCGACGTGGTTCTCTTGAAGGCGTCCCGGGCGGTGGAACTGGATCGGCTCGTGGTACCCCTGCGGGAGGCGCTCTGCGCGAGGTCGCCGGCGTAAGATGCTGTTCCACCTGATGGATTGGCTGGGTGAGGGGCGCGGTTATTTCTACAAGGAGCCGTGGGTCCGTGCCGTAATGGCGATCCTGGTCGCCTTCGGCGTGGTGTGGGCGCTCGGGCCGCGCGTGATCCGGCTGCTGGTGCGGCTCAAAATTGGAGATCGGCCGGAGTTCGACCACCAATCGCTCAACGAGATCATGCGGAACAAGGCGAATACGCCGACGATGGGCGGGGTCCTGATTGTCTTCGCCATCCTGATTACGACGCTGCTGCTGGCCGCGCTCGACAATTATTACGTGCTGCTCGGGATCTTCTGCCTGTTGTGGCTGGCTGCCCTGGGCAGTATTGACGACTGGCTGAAGCTCACGGCGGGGCGCCGCTCGGGCACGCGTACGGGGCTGCGCTTTTGGGAGAAGCTGGTCTTTCAGATGGCTTTGGGCGTGCTGCTGGCGATTTTCGTGCACCGTTATGGGGCCGCGGTGATGGACGAGGCCCGCTGGGGGCCCGACCTCGCCGCACCGTACAATCTCAACTTCACCGCGTTGAATGTCCCCTTCTACAAGCAGGGGCTCACCGCTCTGAGCATACCCGCGTTCTATCTGATCACGGTGCTTGTGGTGGTCGGCACATCCAACGCGGTGAACCTGACCGACGGGATGGATGGCCTCGCCAGCGGTTGCATGACGCTGACCGCCTTCGCCTTCATGCTGCTGGCGGTAGTCATTGGCACGGAGACTTATGCCCGGAATCTCGATTTCCGCTACATCCAGCATGCCGCCGAACTGGCGGTGGTGTGCGGTGCGATCGTGGGGGCCTGCCTGGGATTCCTGTGGTACAACGGCTACCCGGCCCAGGTGTTCATGGGCGACACGGGTTCCCTGCCGCTGGGCGGCCTGATCGGGTATGTGGCGATCGTCACACGGCTGGAGCTGTGGTTGTTCATCGTCGGCGGCGTGTTCGTGATCGAGGCGTTGTCCGTGCTGATCCAGGTGGGCTATTACAAGCTATCCGGTGGGCAGCGGGTGTTCCGCTGCGCGCCGCTGCATCATCATTACCACCTCGGTGGATTGAACGAAACCCAGGTGGTCATGCGCTTCTGGCTGCTCGCGGCCCTGTTTGCGGCCTTCGCGCTGTGGACGGTGAAGCTGCGCTGACGGGGAGGACCCGCGGTCAGAAGGCGAGCATGGCGGAAGGAACGCTGGCGGTGACACTCGGCCCGTACATTCACGAACACTCCGGTGTCCGGCAGCGTTACGACTGGACCATCGTCTTTCTGACCGGCGTGCTCATGACGCTAGGGGTCGCCATGGTCTATTCCGCGAGCGTCTCGATTGAAGCGGAACCCTTCGATTGGCGGAACTGGTTGAACAGCCCGCTGCGGCAGGGCTTGTTCGCGCTGGTCGGCTTCATCGGGATGCTCACCGTTGCCCACCTCGACTACCGGGTCTTCGCCTGGTCGGGGCCCTGGGGTGGCGTGCGAGTGGTGGTTCCCGTGGGCATCGCGCTGCTCCTGCTCGTGCTCGTCCTGATCCCCGGTATCGGGCGTGAGGCCCTCGGCGCTCGTCGTGCCATGGAACTGCCGGGGCTTGGTTTTGGATTCCAGCCCTCGGAACTGGGCAAAGTCGCACTCGTCGTCTGGCTTGCTGCAATGATGTCACGACCTCGGGGTTACGGCGCTGCGCGCACCAGTGGGCCACTCGAGTCCGAATGGGGCGTTTCCACCGGCGGCACGGTGCTGGCCGGTGATATCCGCCACTTCACCACCGGCTTCGTGCCGACCGTCGCTGTGGCCGGACTGATCATCCTGCTTACGGTGATCGAGGATTTCGGCACCGCCGCCCTCATGGGCGCCGTGCTGGTCTGTCTGCTGGTGGCAGGTCGGGCGCGGTGGCTGCACCTGCTTATGCTGGCGGTCCCGATCGCGGTCGCCGGGGCCGTATTCCTGTTCGGCAAGGAGTATCGCCGGACACGTTTACTCACATGGTTTTCCGATGCCCCGGACCCCTCGGCCGAGGGATACCAGATTCACCAGGCCCTGCTGGCGATCGGCTCTGGTGGCTGGACCGGCCTGGGCCTCGGCCGCGGCATTCAGAAATACGGCTATATCCCGCAGGACCACAACGACTTCATATTTGTCGTGATTTGTGAAGAACTGGGTGTCGTCGGCGGGCTGGCCGTCGTGCTGCTGTTCCTGCTCCTCTTGTGGCGGGGTTGGCGCGTCGCGGCGCGGGCTGCGGATCCATTCGGCAAGCTGCTGGCACTTGGCCTGACGTTGATGATCTCCTTGCAGGCGGCCTTTAATATCGCCGTCGTGACCAACAGCATTCCGACCAAGGGCATCTCGCTTCCGTTTGTCTCGGCCGGCGGCTCCGGTGTGGTCGTCCTGGGGCTCGCAGCGGGGCTCCTCGCAAGCATCGGCCGGGAGCGCGCCACGCCGACTTGAGCGGCCAGCCACTTCTGCCACCGCGACAACTCCGGCAGAAAATCGGCTGCCCGCGGCCGGTCCTCATGCTATCCTTACACGACGCAGGTTCAATGCACCGGCACCTCCAGGAGCGCGGCATGCGAATCGCGTACGGTGTGTTCGGCTATGGGCGGGGTCACGCTACGCGCACCGCCTCGGTCCTGCCGGACCTTTGCCGGCGACACGAGGTGCGGCTCTTTGCGGGCGGTGATGCCTACGATCAACTCTCGATCGACTACCCGGTCGTGCGCATACCGACCCTGGGTTATGTGTACAACGCGCGCGGGCAGGTTTCGACTTTGCTCACCGCACGGCGGAACGGTTGGCACGTGCTCGACATGCTCTTGCGCGGCCCGCAGTTCCAGGCCGTGCGCGATGCGGTCCTGGACTTCAATCCCGACGTCGTGATCTCCGACGCCGAGCCATGGATGCACCGCATCGCCCGCTACCTGCGCATCCCGCGGATTGGTTTCGACCACTTCGGAATCATGGTCTATTGTCGACCACAGATTCCTTTCGGAGATCGGATTCTCAGCCGTCGTGACGTATTCGTCTACCGTGTGCTCATGGGCCGGCCGGAACGCATCATTGTCTCCAGCTTCTACGACGCGCGGCCGCGCTGGCCGCGCGTCGAAATCGTTGGTCCACTCTTGCGCGACGCGGTGCTGCGGGCGCAGCCGACCCGAGGCGATTACCTACTGCTCTACTTCAACAAGGGCGCACACCTGTTCCGCCCGCATATCGAGGCCGCCCTGAGGGCAGCGGGGCATCCGGTACGGATTTACGGCGTACCGCGCCGTGGGACTGATGGAAATCTGCAGTTCCGCCCGCCGAGCAATGTCCCGTTTGTCGAGGATATGGCGAACTGTCGGGCGATCATCAGCACAGCCGGCAACCAGTTGGTGGGTGAAGCCGTACAGTTGGGCAAGCCGATGCTCGTGATGCCCGAAGACTGTGTCGAGCAGCGTTTGAACGGGGCGGCCTTACAGCGCGCCGGTCTGGGGCAATGCGTCCGGCATGCGGACTTCTCCGCCGAGCACATTGCGCACTTCCTGGCGGAGGAGGAGCATTACCATGCGAACATCCGCCGATCGGCGCGCAACGGCCGGCAGGAGGCGGTCGACGCGATCGAACGCTTCATCACGGAACTGACCGGTCGGAGGCCGGTGGCTGCGGAGCAGGTCGAGGTCGGCTAGCATTCCCACGAACGGATTGGCGCCGTGCTGCGGCGCGCGACGGATGATGAAGGAGGCCGGGTGCGGATGCGCCTTGCGACGTGGACCAGTGCGGTGGTGCAGAACCGGATGGGATGGGTGCCCCGACCGTCGTGGTGCACCTATCTCCTCACTTTTCGCTGTAACGCGCGCTGTCAGATGTGCGATTCGTGGCAGATTCCGCCCGGCGAAGAATTGACCCCCGCGGATGTTCGCACCGTGTTCGAGAAGATTGGTCGGCTGGATGTCGTGCGGCTTTCCGGGGGCGAGCCCTTCCTCCGGACCGATTTTGCCGAAATCGCCGAACAGGTCTATGCCGCTTCCCGACCGGATGTCCTGCACATCACGACGAACGGCTCGTACCGGAAGCGCGTGCAGTCGTTTGTGGAGGGCTTTTCTGCGCCGCGGAAGCTGCGCTTCATGGTGTCGTTCGACGGGCTGGAGGAGGAGCACAACAGCAACCGGGGACCGGGTGTGCCGTTTCGCCGCGCCGTCGAGACGGTGCGGGTATTGGCGGACTTCCGCGAGCGCTATGGCATCGAGGTGAGCGCGAACCACACGGTGATCTCCCCCCAGTCACTGGCCGACAACGAGGGGCTGCGCGCGACCCTGGGGGCACTCGGTGTCGAAGTGCACTCGGTGTTGGCCTATGCCGACTCCGCGATGTACGGCCTGACGCTGCACGGAAAGTCGGCCGAGCACCTGATCGTGCCCCGGGGCTACCCGCTGCATCCCAAGCTCGCCGGTGTCGACGCGGTGGGTTTCGTCGAGCGCGAGCTGGAGCGCGTCGACGAGTTCAGGTCGCCGTTGTTGCGGCGTGGGAAACGCTACTACCTGCGGGGCTTGCTGGCGCGCCTGCGTGACGATGCGACCCCGAAGCCGCAGCCGCGCTGCGTCGCCCTGCGCAGCCACATCCGTGTCCTGCCCGACGGCAGCGTACCGGTCTGCCAGTTCAACACGCAGAAGGTCGGCAACCTGAAGCACCAATCGTTCGCAGAGGTTTGGCACAACGAAGATACGCGCGAAGCGCGGGCCTGGGTGGATGGCTGCCCCGGCTGCTGGGCCGAGTGTGAAGTGATGCCGAATGCCATTTATTCGGGTGACATACTGCGGACGGTGCTCTGATGCGACTCGTCTACCCGCCACGCCAGCGCGGTACACTGGCGTGGGATGCCCGCCATACGGCCTTGCGATCACGCCAGTTTCAATACCACTTCCTCTGCCTGAGTGTATTCGCCGCCACCGGCCTGCTTGGGGGTTGCGGTCCCACGGTCGCCGCCGGTCCGCCGGAGCCCCAAGGCACGCTGAACGATCCCCGCATCGCGGAGGCCTCGGGACTCGTTGCGAGCCGACGCTATCCCGGGCTTTTCTATGTACACAACGATTCCGGCGACAGTGCCCGCGTCTTTGTCATCGACGGGCAGGGGCGCACGCAGGCGGTCATCGTACTGGAAGGTATCCGCGCGGTGGACTTTGAGGACATCGCGCTTGCCCCGGGCGCTGCGGACGGCACATTCGATGTGTGCGTGGCCGATATCGGTGACAACAGTGCCCGCCGCCGGACGGTGGCCGTGCATCGATTCCCGGAGCCCGAGTTGCCCAGCGCCGCCACATCCCAGCCGTCCGAACGTGTGCCGCCCGAAGATCCGGCGGCGGCCCCGACCGTGCGTGTGCGGCCGGTGAGCACGGTTTTCCGCTACGCGGATGGACCGCAGGATGCGGAGGCGTTTGTCGTCGATCCTTGGACCGGTGACGGCTACATCCTTACCAAGCGCATCGACGGTTTGATGCGCATCTACCGTCTGGCGGCACCGTGGCCAGAGAGCGGCGAGCACATCCTCCCGCTCGTGCACTCGGAGCGGTTGCCAATGGCCACGCCACGCGCCCAGATCGTGACGGCCGCCGACATCAGCCCGGATGGCACGCGGCTGGCTGTACGCTGTTACCTGGACGGGTGGGAGTGGCGCCGGCCGCCCCGAGCTTCGTCGGACCTTGCCGGTGCCGGTGCTTTTGCGGCGTTCTTCGCGGAGCCCCCCGAGTCATTGCGGCTCGCGATCGAGCGCCAGGGCGAGGCGCTGGCCTATTGTGCGGACGGTGCTGCGATTGTGACGGTCAGCGAGGATCGCGGTGCGACGGTGTGGCGCACCGAATTGGACGAGGCCACGCCGTAGTCGGCAGCCGTGGCGCATGGTTGCCGGGGGGTAATGGACGCGGATATCCTGTGCGCCATGGCGTCGGCCGCCGGGCCGCGTCCACCTTTCCTGTTTGCCGAGGTGTTGTATGGCTGCGATGCCGGAGTCGATCACACCGCTGCTCGAACAGATGGAATCCCTGGGCGCCAGCGACCTGCACCTCAAGACCGGCGTACCGCCCGCGTACCGGATCGCCGGAGATCTGCGGCGCACCCAGTTGCCGAAGATCGAGGTCAACTCAAGGGTCATCGAGCGCTTGATGGAGCCGCTGATCCCGCCGGCGCGCCGGCACATCTTCGAGGAGCTGGGTGGACTCGACTTCGCGTATCACCTGCCCAACGGTGATCGTTTCCGCATCAACATCATGCGCTCATGCGACCAGATGCACGCGGCGATTCGTCGTGTGAAGGGGACCATTCCCGACTTCGAGTCCCTGCACCTGCCGCCGATCTTCCGGAAGCTGTCGGAGGAGACCAATGAAGGGCTGGTGATTGTCTGCGGCGTGACGGGCTGCGGCAAGAGCACGACGCAGGCCGCCATGATCGACCACATCAACGCGCTGCAACCCGTCAACATCATCTCGATCGAAGACCCGATCGAGTACACTTTCCACCCGAAGAAGGCCTTCGTCTCGCAGCGCGAGATCGGGCTCGATGTTGTCAATTTCGCCGATGCGCTACGCGGCGCCGTGCGACAGGATCCCGACGTGATCTTCATCGGTGAAATGCGCGACCGCGAAACGCTGATGGCCGCGCTCCAGGCGGCGGAGACCGGCCACCTCGTCTTTGGCACGCTGCACACAGCCGACACGATGCAGGCGCTCGGCCGCATTCTCGAATTCTTCCCGCCGGATCAGCACGCCTTCATTCGCAGCTCGCTGGCGAA encodes:
- a CDS encoding UDP-N-acetylmuramoyl-tripeptide--D-alanyl-D-alanine ligase, translated to MIKLVLSEAVQAMAGRPWGELSTVSVAGVSTDSRTTDASDLFFAIRGERFDGHAFVLDALRRGAVAAVVAESSAPRIAEQLRSADLPLPAAAVLIEVDDTTRALGQLAAFHRQQIAAEVIAVVGSNGKTTTKAMIHHILSARLRGRCSPKSFNNAIGVPLTLLSAEQGDEYLVVEIGTNAPGEVAELGALVEPDMVVLTCIGEEHLEGLGDLSGVAAEECSILKHVRPNGFAAVNIDAPEIQEFLPTGQPRLTTFGRHPDADVRITSPEYDSPWLTFRVNERFPFRLRIPGVHNALNAAGAATIARRLGFDYPEAAARLETFTPPPMRNELLEFAGLTLINDAYNANPQSAAAALDVLQRMPCRGQRVAVFGEMRELGPRSADLHRQLAESLRESGVDRVVLVGAAVESMYDAMSSGGLFGPTIECCRDVTECQERLAETLQAGDVVLLKASRAVELDRLVVPLREALCARSPA
- the mraY gene encoding phospho-N-acetylmuramoyl-pentapeptide-transferase; the protein is MLFHLMDWLGEGRGYFYKEPWVRAVMAILVAFGVVWALGPRVIRLLVRLKIGDRPEFDHQSLNEIMRNKANTPTMGGVLIVFAILITTLLLAALDNYYVLLGIFCLLWLAALGSIDDWLKLTAGRRSGTRTGLRFWEKLVFQMALGVLLAIFVHRYGAAVMDEARWGPDLAAPYNLNFTALNVPFYKQGLTALSIPAFYLITVLVVVGTSNAVNLTDGMDGLASGCMTLTAFAFMLLAVVIGTETYARNLDFRYIQHAAELAVVCGAIVGACLGFLWYNGYPAQVFMGDTGSLPLGGLIGYVAIVTRLELWLFIVGGVFVIEALSVLIQVGYYKLSGGQRVFRCAPLHHHYHLGGLNETQVVMRFWLLAALFAAFALWTVKLR
- a CDS encoding cell division protein FtsW yields the protein MAEGTLAVTLGPYIHEHSGVRQRYDWTIVFLTGVLMTLGVAMVYSASVSIEAEPFDWRNWLNSPLRQGLFALVGFIGMLTVAHLDYRVFAWSGPWGGVRVVVPVGIALLLLVLVLIPGIGREALGARRAMELPGLGFGFQPSELGKVALVVWLAAMMSRPRGYGAARTSGPLESEWGVSTGGTVLAGDIRHFTTGFVPTVAVAGLIILLTVIEDFGTAALMGAVLVCLLVAGRARWLHLLMLAVPIAVAGAVFLFGKEYRRTRLLTWFSDAPDPSAEGYQIHQALLAIGSGGWTGLGLGRGIQKYGYIPQDHNDFIFVVICEELGVVGGLAVVLLFLLLLWRGWRVAARAADPFGKLLALGLTLMISLQAAFNIAVVTNSIPTKGISLPFVSAGGSGVVVLGLAAGLLASIGRERATPT
- a CDS encoding radical SAM protein, whose translation is MRLATWTSAVVQNRMGWVPRPSWCTYLLTFRCNARCQMCDSWQIPPGEELTPADVRTVFEKIGRLDVVRLSGGEPFLRTDFAEIAEQVYAASRPDVLHITTNGSYRKRVQSFVEGFSAPRKLRFMVSFDGLEEEHNSNRGPGVPFRRAVETVRVLADFRERYGIEVSANHTVISPQSLADNEGLRATLGALGVEVHSVLAYADSAMYGLTLHGKSAEHLIVPRGYPLHPKLAGVDAVGFVERELERVDEFRSPLLRRGKRYYLRGLLARLRDDATPKPQPRCVALRSHIRVLPDGSVPVCQFNTQKVGNLKHQSFAEVWHNEDTREARAWVDGCPGCWAECEVMPNAIYSGDILRTVL
- a CDS encoding PilT/PilU family type 4a pilus ATPase, whose product is MAAMPESITPLLEQMESLGASDLHLKTGVPPAYRIAGDLRRTQLPKIEVNSRVIERLMEPLIPPARRHIFEELGGLDFAYHLPNGDRFRINIMRSCDQMHAAIRRVKGTIPDFESLHLPPIFRKLSEETNEGLVIVCGVTGCGKSTTQAAMIDHINALQPVNIISIEDPIEYTFHPKKAFVSQREIGLDVVNFADALRGAVRQDPDVIFIGEMRDRETLMAALQAAETGHLVFGTLHTADTMQALGRILEFFPPDQHAFIRSSLANSLKAICAQRLVPSIDPKISRVPATEVLLGEAIVKEKIREAADTDLPEIINGSRESGMRNFTHSLAELIDQGLVYTDIAMEYAPNREALKGLMQGIKTSAQTLVHRVKRGG